In Papio anubis isolate 15944 chromosome 20, Panubis1.0, whole genome shotgun sequence, a single window of DNA contains:
- the PRAM1 gene encoding LOW QUALITY PROTEIN: PML-RARA-regulated adapter molecule 1 (The sequence of the model RefSeq protein was modified relative to this genomic sequence to represent the inferred CDS: inserted 2 bases in 2 codons; deleted 2 bases in 2 codons) encodes NPGGRSCSEPRWHHGTPAWATEQDSVSKKKKWLAGSGDRLEPPHLLPFLLCPPPPHLQQPPPCVLAVEQKPQSLPEGSGPSSGPTHPVAHHLPAAMESHQDFRSIKAKFQASQPEPSDLPKKPPKPEFSRLKKFPQPELSQHLKKPPPPEVTDLPKKPPPPEFTDLPKXPPPPEFTDLPKKPPPPEFTDLPKKPPPPEFTDLPKKPPTPYEFTDLPRSLHAYRFTDLPKKPPXHTADLPKKPSKLEFSEVSKKFPQLEATPFPRKPPQPEMGEACERSLAAGPATPVRKPQQSDELSHPAGPPSEPKSNAFPRKLWQPEASEATPKPPQPEFSTFPKKPAQPEVNMHPKKPPQPQVGSLPKTSLPQPESSDVPQTPPWKPEATESLPHSPKPNFSSIPKKPVQPEFSVHPRKPPQPQADGLPKKSVPQPEFSEAAQTPLWKPQSAEPKHDSSAFPKKASQPPLSDFPKKPPQPELGDLTRTSSEPEVSVLPKRPRPAEFKALSKKPPQPELGGLPRTSSEPEFNSLPRKLLQPDRRGPPRKFSQPEPNAVLKRHPQPEFFGDLPRKPLLPSSASESSLPAAVAGSSSRHPLSPGFGLAGTPRWRSGGLIHSGGARPGLRPSHPPRRRPLPAVSSLGPPPAKPPLPPGPVDMQSFRRRSAASTDLRRTRSAAALHFQARQPEDIPPIPDEIYELYDDVEPRDDSSPSPKGRDEAPSVQQVTRRPPQDSALRKKDPQPQQLPPMDPKLQKQLRKAEKAEREFRKKFKFEGEIVVHTKMMIDPNAKTRRGGGKHLGIRRGEILEVIEFTSNEEMLCRDPKGKYGYVPRIALLPLETEVYDDVDFCDPLENQPLPLGR; translated from the exons aacccgggaggcagaagttgcagtgagccgagatggcaccatggcactccagcctgggcgacagagcaagactcagtctcaaaaaaaaagaagtggctgGCAGGATCTGGAGACAGATTGGAgcctccccacctccttcccttcctcctctgccctcccccgCCCCACCTCCAGCAGCCCCCACCCTGTGTGCTGGCCGTGGAGCAGAAGCCACAGTCACTTCCTGAAGGCAGCGGCCCCAGCTCGGGTCCCACTCATCCCGTGGCCCATCACCTGCCTGCAGCCATG GAGAGCCATCAGGACTTCCGGAGCATCAAAGCAAAATTCCAGGCCTCTCAGCCGGAGCCCAGCGACCTGCCCAAAAAACCCCCAAAGCCTGAGTTCAGTAGACTCAAGAAGTTCCCCCAGCCCGAGCTAAGCCAGCACCTCAAGAAACCCCCGCCGCCTGAGGTCACTGATCTTCCCAAGAAACCCCCGCCGCCTGAGTTCACTGACCTCCCCA AGCCTCCGCCACCTGAGTTCACTGACCTCCCCAAGAAGCCTCCGCCGCCTGAGTTCACTGACCTCCCCAAGAAGCCTCCGCCACCTGAGTTCACTGACCTCCCCAAGAAGCCTCCA ACGCCCTATGAGTTCACTGACCTCCCAAGAAGCCTCCATGCATACAGGTTCACTGACCTCCCCAAGAAGCCTC TGCATACTGCTGACCTCCCCAAGAAGCCATCCAAACTGGAGTTCAGTGAGGTCTCCAAGAAGTTCCCCCAGCTGGAGGCCACTCCATTTCCAAGGAAGCCCCCGCAGCCTGAGATG GGTGAGGCCTGTGAGAGGAGCCTGGCTGCGGGCCCAGCCACACCTGTCCGGAAACCCCAGCAGTCCGACGAGCTCAGTCACCCCGCCGGACCCCCATCTGAACCCAAATCCAATGCATTCCCCAGGAAGCTCTGGCAGCCCGAGGCCAGTGAGGCTACCCCAAAGCCCCCGCAGCCTGAGTTCAGTACCTTTCCCAAGAAGCCCGCGCAGCCTGAGGTCAACATGCACCCCAAAAAGCCCCCACAGCCTCAGGTCGGTAGCCTCCCTAAGACGTCCCTGCCGCAGCCTGAGTCCAGTGACGTCCCTCAGACACCGCCCTGGAAGCCTGAGGCCACTGagtccctcccccactccccgaAGCCCAACTTCAGTAGCATTCCCAAGAAGCCGGTGCAGCCCGAGTTCAGTGTGCACCCCAGAAAGCCCCCACAGCCTCAGGCGGATGGCCTCCCTAAGAAGTCCGTGCCGCAGCCCGAGTTCAGCGAGGCGGCTCAGACTCCTCTCTGGAAGCCTCAGTCCGCTGAGCCGAAGCACGACTCCAGCGCCTTTCCCAAAAAGGCCTCCCAGCCTCCGCTGAGTGACTTTCCCAAGAAGCCTCCGCAGCCGGAGCTTGGGGACCTCACCAGGACCTCCTCAGAGCCCGAAGTCAGCGTGCTTCCCAAGAGGCCGCGGCCCGCCGAATTCAAAGCGCTCTCCAAGAAGCCCCCGCAGCCCGAGCTGGGCGGCCTCCCCAGGACCTCCTCGGAGCCCGAGTTCAACTCCCTCCCCAGGAAGTTGCTGCAGCCGGACCGCCGGGGGCCACCCCGCAAGTTCTCACAGCCTGAACCCAACGCTGTCCTCAAGAGACACCCGCAGCCTGAGTTCTTCGGTGATCTCCCTCGAAAGCCTCTACTCCCCAGCTCCGCTTCCGAGAGCTCACTGCCTGCGGCTGTGGCCGGCTCCAGCTCCCGGCACCCGCTCAGCCCTGGGTTTGGACTTGCTGGGACACCCCGCTGGAGGTCAGGAGGCCTTATTCACAGTGGAGGGGCCAGGCCAGGCCTCAGACCCAGCCATCCACCCCGGCGGAGGCCTCTGCCCGCTGTCAGCAGCCTGGGACCCCCTCCAGCCAAGCCTCCGCTGCCCCCGGGCCCCGTGGATATGCAGAGCTTTCGGAGACGCTCTGCAGCATCCACAG ATCTACGGAGGACCCGCTCGGCCGCTGCGCTCCACTTCCAGGCCCGACAGCCTGAAGACATCCCGCC GATCCCAGATGAGATCTACGAGCTGTATGACGACGTGGAACCCAGAGAtgactccagccccagccccaaggGCAGAG ATGAAGCACCCTCAGTTCAGCAAGTCACCAGGAGGCCACCACAAGACTCAGCACTCAG GAAGAAGGATCCCCAGCCACAGCAGTTGCCACCCATGGACCCAAAGTTGCAGAAGCAGCTGAGGAAAGCAGAGAAGGCCGAGAGGGAGTTCCGGAAGAAGTTCAAG TTTGAAGGGGAGATCGTGGTTCACACGAAGATGATGATTGACCCCAATGCCAAGACGCGCCGTGGGGGCGGCAAGCACCTCGGGATCCGGCGCGGGGAGATCCTGGAGGTGATCGAGTTCACCAGCAATGAGGAGATGCTGTGCCGGGACCCCAAGGGCAAAT ATGGCTACGTGCCGAGAATAGCGCTCCTGCCCCT GGAGACGGAGGTGTATGATGATGTCGACTTCTGCG ACCCCCTGGAAAACCAGCCACTTCCCCTGGGACGGTAA